A window of the Methyloprofundus sp. genome harbors these coding sequences:
- a CDS encoding enediyne core biosynthesis thioesterase, with product MKAYELLHIVGFEETNLVGNVYYANYVRWQGRCREMFLRDHAPEILNELQNGLYLVTVRVSCEYFNELFALDQLAIRMRIGDITQNRVTMLFDYYRLDEQGETFIARGEQQIACMGKQDKQLYPVPIPEVLETALALYQE from the coding sequence ATGAAAGCATATGAACTACTCCATATCGTAGGATTTGAAGAAACCAACCTCGTTGGTAACGTCTATTATGCCAACTATGTCCGCTGGCAGGGGCGCTGTCGAGAAATGTTTTTACGCGATCATGCTCCAGAAATTCTTAACGAATTACAAAATGGTCTTTACTTAGTGACCGTACGCGTTAGCTGTGAATATTTCAATGAATTATTTGCATTGGACCAACTAGCGATCAGGATGCGCATAGGTGATATCACCCAAAACAGAGTAACCATGCTATTTGATTATTATCGCTTAGATGAGCAGGGTGAAACTTTTATCGCCCGAGGTGAGCAGCAAATCGCATGCATGGGTAAACAAGATAAACAACTATACCCTGTCCCTATTCCTGAAGTTTTGGAAACAGCTTTAGCCTTGTACCAAGAATAG
- a CDS encoding two-component system, NarL family, invasion response regulator UvrY yields MTIKVILVDDHAVVRAGVKMLLSTDERLVVIAEAERGEQAMQLYAKQQPDVLVMDLSMPGIGGLETIRRLCARHKTAKILVFSVHAEHVYISRAMQAGAKGFVNKGSVAEVLIEAIVKIAQGDTFLEDNIESIQLEHEKQQQTDQQAIIRAFTPREFDVFLLLSKGMAVQKIADELCLSYKTIANYSTQVKKKLSVDNVAELAHIAVSYGMINL; encoded by the coding sequence ATGACAATAAAAGTCATTTTGGTAGATGATCATGCCGTTGTACGTGCAGGGGTTAAAATGCTGCTATCAACCGATGAGCGACTGGTTGTTATTGCAGAAGCAGAGCGTGGTGAACAAGCCATGCAGTTATATGCGAAGCAACAACCTGATGTGTTGGTAATGGACTTATCTATGCCAGGCATTGGAGGATTGGAAACGATACGGCGGCTTTGCGCTCGCCATAAAACGGCCAAAATCCTAGTGTTCAGTGTGCATGCAGAACACGTCTATATTAGCCGAGCAATGCAAGCAGGTGCTAAAGGTTTTGTTAATAAGGGGAGTGTTGCCGAAGTATTGATAGAAGCTATTGTTAAGATAGCTCAAGGGGACACCTTCCTAGAAGATAATATCGAGTCAATTCAATTAGAGCATGAAAAACAACAGCAAACTGACCAACAAGCCATAATTAGAGCCTTTACTCCACGAGAGTTTGATGTGTTTTTATTATTATCCAAAGGAATGGCGGTACAAAAAATTGCTGATGAGTTATGCCTTAGCTATAAAACAATTGCAAACTACAGTACCCAAGTTAAGAAAAAGTTGTCCGTTGATAATGTAGCAGAATTAGCGCATATTGCAGTGTCGTACGGCATGATAAACTTATAG